In Amaranthus tricolor cultivar Red isolate AtriRed21 chromosome 5, ASM2621246v1, whole genome shotgun sequence, a genomic segment contains:
- the LOC130812695 gene encoding protein LYK5-like: MKTTPLLFLLIIFTIQIQQSKSQQPYVNNNQLNCTNEINTQGFQCIGNKSCDSYLTFRSHPPSYSTPPNIAFLLNSNASAIAQLNNISELDPIPAGRLVIVPVPCSCTKTRTNETYFQHNARYRLQVLGETYFLTANDTYQGLTTCQAMMAQNNFSMTNLNPGDQLLVPLWCACPSNQQLKKGYKYLVSYLVTWGDDVSKIAHMFGVQVQSILEANELRVDDVIFPFTPILVPLKSISTIKLPSSPHPPPSAPDLPPISPDTTNHSSTSNKGVIIGIGIGVGILVIVSVSFLVWFFLVRTSKRKQQFSTYKAEEKFVKDPESSSVFTPLPTSFTSSSQNTNTNTNNTTTTKSSVDLDGLKLAIESLTIYKYREIEKATGKFSDGNKITGSMYKGNFNGDEAAIKILKGNVPSDEINILKNINHSNIIRLSGYCIHDGNTCLVFEYAEKGSLDNWLFRPRKQKHLHEDDSLSQPVLTWKQRVQIACNIADALNYLHSYIHPPYIHKNLKISNVVLDSNFRAKITNFGLARTIQDQSENGVLHLTKHVVGTHGYLAPEYIENGAVTTKLDVFAFGVLILELISGKPAVKPSGTPNGGADDLLFIAIRKVFEGENVREKLMEFMDSNLGREYPLDLAYTMAQLGYKCVDPNMNARPSMTEVSMTLTKIYSSSLDWDPSDELANSSSRSYTR, from the coding sequence ATGAAAACAACTCCGTTACTTTTCCTTCTAATCATATTCACAATCCAAATACAGCAATCTAAATCACAACAACCATATGTAAACAACAACCAACTAAACTGTACTAATGAAATCAACACACAAGGATTTCAATGCATTGGAAACAAATCTTGCGATTCTTACCTCACCTTTAGATCACATCCACCTTCTTATTCAACGCCACCAAACATCGCCTTCCTGCTCAACTCGAACGCTTCAGCCATCGCACAGCTTAACAATATCTCCGAGTTAGACCCTATACCCGCTGGTCGTCTTGTGATTGTTCCTGTACCGTGCTCCTGCACAAAAACTCGAACCAACGAGACATATTTTCAGCATAATGCACGGTACAGATTACAGGTCTTAGGTGAAACATATTTTTTAACAGCAAATGATACTTATCAAGGGTTAACTACTTGCCAAGCTATGATGGCTCAGAACAATTTTAGCATGACTAATCTGAACCCTGGTGATCAGCTTTTGGTGCCCCTTTGGTGTGCCTGTCCATCTAATCAGCAGCTTAAAAAAGGGTATAAGTATTTAGTGTCATATCTTGTTACATGGGGTGATGATGTTTCTAAGATCGCTCATATGTTTGGGGTACAAGTACAGAGTATTTTGGAGGCTAATGAGCTTAGAGTTGATGATGTTATCTTCCCTTTTACACCCATTTTAGTGCCCTTAAAATCTATTTCTACTATAAAACTGCCCTCATCCCCCCATCCTCCACCATCCGCACCTGATCTTCCCCCTATTAGTCCTGATACGACTAATCATAGTTCGACTTCTAATAAAGGGGTGATAATTGGAATTGGAATTGGAGTCGGGATTTTGGTGATTGTTTCGGTCTCATTCTTAGTTTGGTTCTTCCTAGTTCGGACTTCCAAGAGGAAGCAGCAGTTTTCGACCTATAAGGCTGAAGAGAAATTTGTCAAAGATCCTGAATCATCATCAGTTTTCACACCCTTACCAACATCTTTTACTAGTAGTTCTCagaatactaatactaatacgaATAATACTACGACTACCAAATCATCGGTTGATTTGGATggtttgaagcttgcaattgaGTCATTGACAATATACAAATATAGGGAGATCGAGAAAGCAACCGGGAAATTTAGTGATGGGAATAAGATTACAGGGTCTATGTATAAAGGTAATTTCAATGGTGATGAAGCTGCTATAAAGATCCTGAAAGGTAATGTTCCTAGTGATGAGATTaacattttgaaaaatattaatcacTCCAACATAATTCGATTATCCGGGTATTGCATCCATGACGGAAATACTTGCTTGGTTTTCGAGTATGCTGAGAAAGGTTCCCTCGATAACTGGCTATTTCGTCCTCGGAAACAGAAACACCTACATGAAGATGACTCACTCTCTCAACCTGTTTTAACTTGGAAACAAAGAGTTCAAATTGCTTGTAATATAGCTGATGCACTAAATTACCTACATAGCTATATTCACCCTCCTTACATCcacaagaatttgaaaattagcAATGTAGTCCTAGACAGCAACTTTCGAGCTAAGATCACAAATTTCGGGTTAGCAAGAACTATCCAAGACCAAAGCGAAAATGGGGTATTACATTTAACCAAACATGTAGTCGGTACACACGGTTACTTAGCCCCCGAGTACATAGAAAATGGGGCGGTAACGACAAAATTAGATGTGTTTGCTTTTGGGGTTTTGATTTTGGAACTCATATCAGGAAAACCTGCTGTCAAACCATCAGGAACACCCAATGGAGGGGCAGATGATTTGTTGTTTATAGCGATCAGGAAAGTGTTCGAGGGGGAAAATGTGAGGGAGAAATTGATGGAATTCATGGATTCTAATCTAGGAAGGGAATACCCATTGGATTTGGCATACACAATGGCTCAATTAGGTTATAAATGTGTGGATCCAAATATGAATGCTAGACCTTCTATGACAGAAGTTTCAATGACTCTGACAAAGATTTACAGTTCATCATTAGATTGGGATCCTTCAGATGAACTAGCGAATTCATCTTCACGAAGCTATACCAGATAA
- the LOC130812696 gene encoding wee1-like protein kinase isoform X2 yields MKRRQRKNSSTRERKKLKLSSLQRPIKPMLTQISIIHPQQHQSNLLRNDASRINDDDSSRSQNISEFNFCHQSSKVDSDVADVGCSEILSQDFFCTPDYITPECQNLFSDLDGNKENIACPPSPEKLKTVNSKIIKRGIFVKSPGPLSDHQRNSELSTDVLYEDENNQDDCIANVACKGPSYVPQSAIALRCRVMPPPCLKNPYIKDAVEMDVDPFGSWRTKCSGYLSSSTGVDSMSRYRSDFQEIEQIGNGNFSRVFKVLKRIDGCMYAVKHSTRQLCLETERRKALMEVQALAAIGFHENIVAYHTSWFENEQLYIQMELCDYSLSVYNSSCSLTEEEILEAFLQIARALQYIHVKGIAHLDVKPENIYVKNGVYKLGDFGGATLLDQTLPIEEGDARYMPQEILNEKYDHLDKVDIFSLGVSIYELLRGSSLPDAGYQLLKVGKLPLLPSHSLQLQNLLKVMVDPDPTRRPSAKELVQNPIFSRIL; encoded by the exons ATGAAGAGAAGACAAAGGAAGAACTCTTCtactagagagagaaagaagctCAAACTATCTTCTCTTCAAAGACCTATCAAGCCTATGCTTACTCAAATCTCTATCATTCATCCTCAACAACACCAATCAAATCTGCTTCGAAATGATGCATCTCGAATAAATGATGACGATTCTTCTCGGAGTCAGAACATTTCAGAATTTAATTTCTGTCATCAGTCATCTAAGGTCGATTCTGATGTCGCTGATGTTGGCTGTTCTGAAATTCTTAGTCAAGATTTCTTTTG CACACCTGATTATATCACTCCAGAATGTCAGAATCTCTTCAGCGATTTGGACGGCAACAAG GAAAATATCGCTTGTCCACCCTCGCCGGAGAAATTGAAGACTGTTAATAGTAAAATTATTAAACGAG GAATCTTTGTAAAATCTCCGGGTCCTTTGTCTGACCATCAGCGGAATTCAGAACTTTCTACAGATGTTCTTTATGAGGATGAGAACAATCAAGATGATTGCATAGCTAATGTCGCATGCAAAGGTCCTAGTTATGTCCCTCAGTCAGCAATTGCTTTACGCTGCCGTGTTATGCCACCTCCCTGTCTAAAGAATCCTTATATCAAGGATGCTGTTGAGATGGATGTGGATCCGTTTGGAAGTTGGAGAACAAAATGTTCAG GTTATCTCTCTTCGTCTACTGGTGTTGACAGCATGTCACGCTATCGATCTGACTTCCAAGAAATTGAG CAAATTGGAAATGGTAACTTCAGCCGTGTGTTTAAAGTCTTGAAGAGAATTGATGGTTGTATGTATGCAGTAAAACATAGCACTAGGCAATTGTGCCTTGAAACAGAAAG AAGGAAAGCTCTGATGGAGGTTCAAGCATTGGCAGCTATAG GGTTTCATGAAAACATAGTAGCTTATCACACTTCTTGGTTTGAAAATGAGCAACTGTACATACAGATGGAGCTTTGTGACTATAGCCTTTCTGTTTATAATTCATCTTGCTCGCTAACTGAGGAAGAAATTTTGGAAGCTTTTTTACAG ATTGCCAGAGCATTGCAATACATACATGTAAAAGGAATTGCTCATCTAGATGTGAAGCCAGAGAACATCTATGTAAAGAACGGTGTGTACAAGCTTGGAGATTTCGGTGGTGCTACACTACTGGACCAGACTCTTCCCATTGAAGAAGGTGATGCGCGCTACATGCCTCAAGAAATTTTGAACGAGAAGTATGATCATCTTgataaagttgatattttttcGTTGGGGGTTTCCATTTATGAGCTATTGCGAGGGTCATCACTCCCCGATGCAGGGTATCAGCTTTTAAAGGTGGGTAAACTACCATTGCTTCCTAGCCATTCACTGCAGCTTCAGAATTTGctcaag GTAATGGTGGATCCAGATCCAACAAGACGGCCTTCTGCAAAAGAATTGGTACAAAACCCGATTTTTTCCAGAATTTTATGA
- the LOC130812696 gene encoding wee1-like protein kinase isoform X1 — protein sequence MKRRQRKNSSTRERKKLKLSSLQRPIKPMLTQISIIHPQQHQSNLLRNDASRINDDDSSRSQNISEFNFCHQSSKVDSDVADVGCSEILSQDFFCTPDYITPECQNLFSDLDGNKQENIACPPSPEKLKTVNSKIIKRGIFVKSPGPLSDHQRNSELSTDVLYEDENNQDDCIANVACKGPSYVPQSAIALRCRVMPPPCLKNPYIKDAVEMDVDPFGSWRTKCSGYLSSSTGVDSMSRYRSDFQEIEQIGNGNFSRVFKVLKRIDGCMYAVKHSTRQLCLETERRKALMEVQALAAIGFHENIVAYHTSWFENEQLYIQMELCDYSLSVYNSSCSLTEEEILEAFLQIARALQYIHVKGIAHLDVKPENIYVKNGVYKLGDFGGATLLDQTLPIEEGDARYMPQEILNEKYDHLDKVDIFSLGVSIYELLRGSSLPDAGYQLLKVGKLPLLPSHSLQLQNLLKVMVDPDPTRRPSAKELVQNPIFSRIL from the exons ATGAAGAGAAGACAAAGGAAGAACTCTTCtactagagagagaaagaagctCAAACTATCTTCTCTTCAAAGACCTATCAAGCCTATGCTTACTCAAATCTCTATCATTCATCCTCAACAACACCAATCAAATCTGCTTCGAAATGATGCATCTCGAATAAATGATGACGATTCTTCTCGGAGTCAGAACATTTCAGAATTTAATTTCTGTCATCAGTCATCTAAGGTCGATTCTGATGTCGCTGATGTTGGCTGTTCTGAAATTCTTAGTCAAGATTTCTTTTG CACACCTGATTATATCACTCCAGAATGTCAGAATCTCTTCAGCGATTTGGACGGCAACAAG CAGGAAAATATCGCTTGTCCACCCTCGCCGGAGAAATTGAAGACTGTTAATAGTAAAATTATTAAACGAG GAATCTTTGTAAAATCTCCGGGTCCTTTGTCTGACCATCAGCGGAATTCAGAACTTTCTACAGATGTTCTTTATGAGGATGAGAACAATCAAGATGATTGCATAGCTAATGTCGCATGCAAAGGTCCTAGTTATGTCCCTCAGTCAGCAATTGCTTTACGCTGCCGTGTTATGCCACCTCCCTGTCTAAAGAATCCTTATATCAAGGATGCTGTTGAGATGGATGTGGATCCGTTTGGAAGTTGGAGAACAAAATGTTCAG GTTATCTCTCTTCGTCTACTGGTGTTGACAGCATGTCACGCTATCGATCTGACTTCCAAGAAATTGAG CAAATTGGAAATGGTAACTTCAGCCGTGTGTTTAAAGTCTTGAAGAGAATTGATGGTTGTATGTATGCAGTAAAACATAGCACTAGGCAATTGTGCCTTGAAACAGAAAG AAGGAAAGCTCTGATGGAGGTTCAAGCATTGGCAGCTATAG GGTTTCATGAAAACATAGTAGCTTATCACACTTCTTGGTTTGAAAATGAGCAACTGTACATACAGATGGAGCTTTGTGACTATAGCCTTTCTGTTTATAATTCATCTTGCTCGCTAACTGAGGAAGAAATTTTGGAAGCTTTTTTACAG ATTGCCAGAGCATTGCAATACATACATGTAAAAGGAATTGCTCATCTAGATGTGAAGCCAGAGAACATCTATGTAAAGAACGGTGTGTACAAGCTTGGAGATTTCGGTGGTGCTACACTACTGGACCAGACTCTTCCCATTGAAGAAGGTGATGCGCGCTACATGCCTCAAGAAATTTTGAACGAGAAGTATGATCATCTTgataaagttgatattttttcGTTGGGGGTTTCCATTTATGAGCTATTGCGAGGGTCATCACTCCCCGATGCAGGGTATCAGCTTTTAAAGGTGGGTAAACTACCATTGCTTCCTAGCCATTCACTGCAGCTTCAGAATTTGctcaag GTAATGGTGGATCCAGATCCAACAAGACGGCCTTCTGCAAAAGAATTGGTACAAAACCCGATTTTTTCCAGAATTTTATGA